From one Papilio machaon chromosome 16, ilPapMach1.1, whole genome shotgun sequence genomic stretch:
- the LOC106716463 gene encoding fatty acid synthase: MHIDVGRTGDGRGIPTGDGREIPSIDGREKPTDDGRGMPIGDEIVISGMSGKFPKSENVTEFMDHLYNKLDMVIEVEPQIQHPEIPKHQGRIEEMDKFDATFFKVTYKQVLSLNTQCRQLMSYAYGAVYDSGINPLQMNGKKLGVFIASSNVGDKPLLSNEFKNGLKSANNFLISGSSKSMYANRISYWFNSKGPSYYIDCGCVGSLAVVDLACHSILSGDCEAALVGGCSMCIGSTVTINLNYTGLLCSDGKTKCFDKRADGYVRSESFGFLFLQKAKDANRIYAEIYHTKLGYCSSPLSDWHKLRHSSSKDIIEFLKKFYSETVVSPQEVEYVEANGIANAEDDKNELEAVGEMFGNKERPVKIGCVKSNMGNSESASGLCALTKVCLAYMKGELSGNLHYENPRDDVDAVRDGRIEVVHENTPFNRGFAALNSFSYTGPIAHVLLKGHYKEKNHKKYISNIPYLVNVSSRNEAGVGRMLDILAATPIDAEYIGLLHNIHKIETPGHTARGHIILDSNLAEKNVKTCVLSKSIQHYTGIKLPVCFMYSGMGSQWCGMGADLMNIPIFSAAIEKCHKVLEPKGVNIVDILTSDDQTIFEDIINCFVGITAVQIGLTDVLRALEIVPDYIIGHSAGELGCAYADGVLTLKETILSAYCRGLASKQTKVICGAMAAVGMGYDDLKRICPADIDIACHNSAGSSTISGPVDAVKDFVALLTSRGIFAKQVLSGNIAYHSKYVAAVGPPLFESLKEVIKDPRKRTSKWLSTSILQNRWDEDIAIFSSAEYFTNNLVSPVYFEETSKLIPNEAVVVEIAPHGLLQAIVKRSLESCVHVPLTRRGHEKPTKFLLDAIGRLYESGLNPQVHELYPKIEYPVATETPLLSNLVGWEHNEIWPIVSETKKIRKQGQICNYFISLYDNDNKFINRYTRNGVNVIPEALILVLTWKTLAMARNVDHNQMSIKLNNVYFNREVSLEENKFAKITVSINRGDNRFEVTNYEIVVASGRITDEFEPEKCKLDSLNDNSEYDIFLTSDEIYRLLSFRGYSFNKEFQVIRSANSAISKATVEWTGEWISYIDALIQLNIIKRNHNGISTPKLIQELIIDVNEHVSVSNGISENVEHEATIFDLYCTIRCGGVTIKDVVFSDRAVVHTQVPSIFFAEKNWPHLLGDDKIRGQWGGHYYTRKQFSRDEVEEFKVTMKTPNDFETISFEQIATTKSLPNKIIKVYYAGVSQRDCQQSIFGSNSANLDLGMDFSGKDVNGEQVMGLLAQGTLSSVVTPDPELVWPVPRHWTLQEAATVPLPYVHAYYILCKTKLTSGDRVLVIGGAGALGQALMSVCLSLGCIVYTSVSTLRKKEALLKLFPDLTVHIKNMASIAENNIIYKLNDEVLYDHIVTQTDNRLCKVVVSCASGRLREVAMKCVSPFGFFLDVNQHDMEWNRSFGMIFLHDDKTYKTVNLSSLFEKNNNVEKQTIKYMVAEGIANGVVKPLPSITYDIEEVPRVLKLLSSRNNTGRVIIKMDLPPKTNVVPRYLKELHSSVNIVIKNVINDKECTNAIKEAEKVGSLEGVFIIVGKDVKQCDDVSEEQMLLTRNKTLMSMISSLDFATRSLCQNLRYFVIVSESSRNIYDKEIYLKAENICKKRQTIGLPGLAADISDEFSKYSNSKSDVSIKAIPEVLNALEKSLYLNYHNIKAVVGACGETGSLATKREEIGSKTTTVAPKKVYDSEKKVEGKDISEFSFTNGNGDSMSEKNNGFGIFYSHIESDGKCEIDPSVTHLILIPGFEGHHRIFKDLCEPLKLRAVAMKLDSDLNSSSIQNMALNIYKTLSSNFNFDKTFYLLGYSFGVNVALELAALIEKQGERGIVFCLDSSPDALKHLMKTYAGDLSNANLQNVIVARMFHLTTGLNSEEFLKELEIIESWDKKIDVFIRRVKGLVPYSHEYMRALLISTYDRVISAREYQPNLKLKSELFLIKSTTSAEFVNLPDDYNLGKYSESPVKVYNIDGDHASVPYDIRVSTIINDSLETKLLDEFNQTNTCEAYLMYD, encoded by the exons ATGCATATCGATGTTGGAAGAACTGGTGATGGGCGTGGGATACCAACTGGTGATGGGCGTGAGATACCATCTATTGATGGGCGAGAGAAGCCGACTGATGATGGGCGTGGGATGCCGATCGGTGATGAAATCGTCATTAGTGGAATGTCGGGAAAGTTTCCTAAATCCGAAAATGTTACGGAGTTCATGGATCATTTGTATAATAAG TTAGATATGGTGATAGAAGTGGAGCCGCAAATACAGCATCCGGAGATCCCGAAACATCAGGGGAGGATTGAAGAAATGGATAAATTTGatgcaacattttttaaagtaacgtATAAACAAGTCTTAAGTCTGAATACTCAGTGCAGACAGCTGATGAGCTATGCATATGGCGCTGTTTACGATTCAG GTATAAATCCTTTACAAATGAATGGCAAAAAGTTGGGCGTATTTATTGCATCGTCTAACGTTGGTGACAAACCACTGTTGTCAAATGAGTTCAAAAACGGACTTAAGTCAGCTAATAATTTCCTCATAAGTGG aagCAGTAAATCAATGTACGCGAACAGAATATCGTACTGGTTCAATAGCAAGGGACCTTCTTACTACATTGATTGCGGATGCGTGGGTTCCTTGGCGGTCGTTGACCTTGCTTGCCACAGCATCCTCAGCGGCGACTGCGAGGCGGCGTTGGTCGGGGGATGCAGCATGTGCATCGGTTCCACCGTTACTATAAACTTAAACTA TACTGGCTTACTATGCAGCGATGGTAAAACTAAATGCTTTGATAAACGAGCTGATGGATACGTCAGGTCTGAATCCTTCGGTTTCTTGTTCTTACAGAAAGCTAAAGACGCAAAcag AATATACGCAGAAATATATCACACAAAATTAGGATACTGTAGTTCCCCGTTAAGTGACTGGCACAAATTACGTCACAGTAGTTCAAAGGATATTATAGAAttcttaaagaaattttattccGAAACTGTTGTTTCTCCTCAAGAAGTAGAATATGTGGAAGCAAACGGTAtcg CTAATGCGGAAGACGATAAGAACGAACTAGAAGCTGTTGGTGAGATGTTCGGCAACAAAGAGAGGCCAGTTAAAATAGGTTGCGTCAAATCTAACATGGGTAATAGTGAATCTGCTTCAGGATTGTGTGCTCTTACGAAG GTCTGTTTAGCATACATGAAAGGGGAACTTTCCGGTAACTTACATTACGAAAACCCACGCGATGACGTAGACGCTGTCCGGGACGGAAGAATTGAAGTTGTACACGAAAACACACCTTTCAATAGAGGGTTTGCTGCCTTGAATAGCTTTTCATATACTGGCCCCATTGCACACGTACTTTTAAAAGGGCATTACAAAGAAAAG AAtcacaagaaatatatatcaaatataCCATACTTGGTGAATGTATCGAGTAGAAATGAGGCTGGCGTTGGTAGGATGCTGGATATTTTAGCGGCGACGCCAATCGATGCCGAATACATTGGACTTTTGCATAATATCCATAAAATAGAAACACCGGGACATACCGCCCGAGGCCACATAATTCTGG ATTCTAATCTTGCTGAGAAAAATGTGAAAACATGCGTCTTAAGTAAAAGCATTCAACACTATACAGGAATAAAGCTTCCAGTTTGCTTTATGTACAGCGGGATGGGGTCACAATGGTGTGGAATGGGAGCTGATCTAATGAATATACCAATTTTTTCTGCAGCTATAGAAAA ATGTCATAAAGTGCTTGAACCAAAAGGAGTGAACATCGTCGATATTTTGACATCCGATGATCAAACAATATTTGAAGATATAATAAACTGTTTCGTTGGTATCACGGCTGTACAAATTGGTTTGACCGACGTTTTGCGAGCGTTAGAAATTGTTCCTGATTACATTATCG GCCATAGCGCTGGCGAGTTGGGCTGCGCGTATGCCGACGGTGTTCTGACACTGAAAGAGACGATCCTGTCGGCCTACTGTCGCGGCTTGGCTTCGAAGCAAACTAAAGTTATATGTGGAGCAATGGCAGCTGTGGGCATGGGATACGATGAC ttaaaAAGGATTTGTCCTGCTGACATAGATATAGCGTGTCACAACAGCGCCGGTTCGTCTACTATATCAGGACCTGTTGATGCAGTTAAAGATTTCGTTGCTTTGTTGACAAGCCGCGGCATCTTTGCAAAACAAGTTCTTTCTGGCAACATTGCCTATCATTCGAAATATGTCGCTGCTGTTG GGCCGCCCTTATTTGAGTCTTTAAAAGAGGTAATAAAGGATCCAAGGAAAAGAACCTCTAAATGGTTATCTACCTCGATCTTGCAGAACAGATGGGATGAAGATATAGCGATATTTTCATCAGCGGAATACTTCACTAATAATCTAGTG AGTCCAGTATACTTTGAAGAAACAAGTAAGTTGATACCGAACGAAGCAGTGGTGGTTGAAATAGCCCCCCACGGGCTACTGCAGGCGATAGTGAAGCGATCTCTGGAGTCATGTGTACACGTTCCCTTAACGAGGCGTGGACATGAAAAGCCAACAAAGTTTCTGCTCGACGCTATTGGAcg gttATATGAAAGTGGTCTGAACCCGCAAGTACACGAGTTGTATCCTAAAATCGAGTATCCAGTCGCCACCGAGACTCCGCTACTGTCAAACCTCGTGGGATGGGAGcacaatgaaatttg gCCAATTGTTAgcgaaacaaagaaaattcgAAAACAAGGTCAAAtttgtaactattttatatcgCTTTATGACAAcgataacaaatttattaatcgATACACTAGAAATG GTGTGAATGTAATCCCGGAAGctctaattttagttctcacTTGGAAAACATTAGCTATGGCAAGAAATGTTGATCATAACCAAATGTccattaagttaaataatgtGTACTTTAACCGCGAAGTATCATTAGAAGAAAACAAATTTGCTAAGATAACAGTTTCTATTAACAGAGGCGATAACAGATTTGAA GTaacaaattatgaaatagTTGTAGCAAGTGGGCGAATAACGGACGAGTTTGAACCAGAAAAATGCAAGTTGGATTCATTGAATGATAACTCtgaatatgatatttttttaacctcTGATGAAATATACCGGCTGCTAAGTTTTAGAGGATATTCCTTTAA TAAGGAATTCCAAGTGATTCGTTCTGCAAATTCAGCTATTAGCAAAGCCACAGTTGAATGGACTGGAGAATGGATCTCATACATCGATGCACTTATTCAACTGAACATTATAAAACGAAACCACAATGGAATATCTACACCTAAATTAATTCAAGAGTTAATTATCGATGTCAATGAACACGTTTCGGTTTCGAATGGCATAAGCGAAAATGTTGAACATGAGGCTACTATTTTTGATCTCTATTGTACTATAAG ATGCGGTGGTGTAACTATTAAAGATGTGGTATTTTCTGACAGAGCTGTAGTTCACACACAAGTACCTAGTATTTTCTTTGCTGAAAAAAATTGGCCCCACCTTTTAGGAGATGATAAAATACGG GGTCAATGGGGAGGTCATTACTATACTAGAAAACAGTTCTCACGAGACGAAGTTGAAGAGTTTAAAGTAACAATGAAAACACCGAATGATTTTGAGACTATCAGTTTTGAGCAAATTGCTACTACAAAATCTCTTCCCAATAAGATTATAAAG GTCTATTACGCTGGAGTATCACAAAGAGATTGCCAACAATCTATTTTCGGAAGCAATTCTGCAAATTTGGATTTGGGTATGGACTTTAGTGGGAAAGATGTCAA cGGTGAGCAAGTGATGGGGCTGTTGGCGCAGGGGACGCTGTCGAGCGTCGTCACTCCTGATCCTGAGCTGGTGTGGCCTGTGCCGCGCCACTGGACCCTGCAGGAGGCTGCCACCGTGCCCTTGCCCTATGTGCATGCTTACTATATC CTCTGCAAAACAAAGTTGACAAGTGGAGATCGAGTGTTGGTCATCGGCGGGGCGGGTGCGTTAGGCCAGGCTCTCATGTCTGTTTGCCTGTCGCTTGGCTGCATCGTCTATACTAGTGTCAGCACTTTGCGTAAGAAAGAAGCTTTGCTCAAGCTATTCCCAGATCTTACAG TGCACATAAAGAATATGGCTTCA attgcagaaaacaatataatatataagctGAATGATGAAGTTCTATATGATCATATAGTGACACAAACTGACAATCGGCTTTGCAAAGTAGTTGTTAGCTGCGCATCGGGCAGGTTGCGTGAG GTAGCAATGAAATGCGTTAGTccttttggattttttttggaCGTCAATCAGCACGACATGGAATGGAACAGATCTTTTGGCATGATATTCTTGCATGATGATAAGACTTATAAAACTGTTAATTTGTCCAGTCTTTTTgagaaaaacaataatgtaGAGAAACAG aCAATTAAGTATATGGTTGCTGAAGGAATTGCGAACGGGGTCGTGAAGCCGTTACCTTCAATAACGTATGATATTGAAGAAGTGCCAAGGGTGCTTAAATTGCTCTCATCGAGGAATAACACAGGGagagttataataaaaatggacCTGCCACCTAAAACCAATGTAGTTCCTCG ATATTTGAAAGAATTACATTCATCagtaaatatagttattaaaaatgtaataaatgataagGAATGTACTAATGCAATAAAGGAAGCAGAAAAGGTCGGTTCACTCGAAGGCGTCTTCATAATAGTTGGCAAAGATGTAAAGCAATGTGATGATGTATCAGAAGAACAAATGCTTTTGACAAGAAACAAAACTCTCATGTCAATGATTTCTAGCTTAGACTTCGCTACAAGATCTCTTTGCCAGAATTTAAG ataCTTTGTCATAGTCAGTGAATCGTCCCGAAATATCTatgataaagaaatttatttaaaagctgaAAACATATGTAAGAAGCGCCAAACCATCGGTCTTCCAGGACTGGCAGCCGATATTTCGGATGAG ttcTCAAAATATTCTAACTCGAAGAGCGATGTTTCAATAAAAGCAATACCCGAGGTGCTCAATGCATTGGAAAAAAGTTTGTATCTTAATTACCATAATATCAAGGCTGTGGTAGGGGCTTGTGGCGAAACAGGTTCTCTGGCAACTAAACGAGAGGAAATtg GTTCCAAAACTACGACCGTTGCTCCTAAAAAAGTTTACGACAGTGAAAAAAAAGTGGAAGGGAAGGATATTTCTGAGTTCAG CTTCACTAACGGCAATGGAGATTCTATGTCAGAGAAAAACAATGGCtttggaatattttattctcATATTGAATCTGAC ggCAAGTGTGAAATAGATCCAAGTGTAACGCATCTGATACTTATTCCTGGCTTCGAAGGTCATCACAGAATATTCAAGGATCTCTGCGAGCCGTTGAAATTAAGAGCCGTCGCTATGAAATTGGACTCGGATTTAAACAGTTCCAGTATTCAAAATATggcattaaatatatataag ACTCTTTCAAGTAATTTTAACTTCGAcaagacattttatttgttgggATATTCTTTTGGAGTGAATGTGGCTCTGGAATTAGCAGCTTTAATAGAGAAGCAAG GTGAGCGTGGTATCGTCTTTTGCTTGGACAGCAGCCCCGATGCCTTAAAGCATTTGATGAAGACTTACGCCGGTGATTTATCGAATGCCAATTTGCAAAATGTTATCGTCGCTCGTATGTTTCATCTGACGACTGGATTAAATAGTGAAGAGTTTTTGAAGGAATTGGAGATTATTGAGAGCTGGGACAAGAAGATTGACGTCTTTATCCGACGTGTTAAAGGACTAGTTCCTTATTCACATGAATACATGAGAGCTTTGTTGATATCGACATATGATAGAGTTATTTCGGCGAGGGAATATCAACCgaaccttaaattaaaatcagaaTTGTTTCTTATTAAGTCAACTACTTCTGCCGAATTCGTAAATCTACCTGACGATTATAATTTGGGAAAGTACTCGGAGAGTCCCGTCAAAGTTTATAACATCGATGGGGACCACGCCTCGGTCCCGTACGATATCAGAGTATCGACTATAATAAATGACTCGCTCGAAACAAAACTGTTGGATGAATTCAATCAGACAAACACATGTGAGGCTTATCTTATGTAtgattag